One window of Panulirus ornatus isolate Po-2019 chromosome 13, ASM3632096v1, whole genome shotgun sequence genomic DNA carries:
- the LOC139752619 gene encoding uncharacterized protein — translation MMSTCVRVVVVVVLAVVAAVVADPGYPRPAPCYPKTQYVTHYKTQIQQVPVYKTVYNTKVVPTTLYQTHYQTQYVTKYQTQYVPKHVTETVYKTQVQYVTQVKTQYQTQYQTQYVTTSQYVPTYITKTQYQTRYVTQTKYQTQYTTVYQPQYVTKTQVQYQTQYQTQVVPEYVTVTKTQQTYKTVCPKPSYGY, via the exons ATGATGTCAACCTGtgtccgtgtggtggtggtggtggtgttggctgtagtggcagcggtggtggctgacccAGGCTACCCTCGTCCAGCTCCCTGCTACCCCAAGACCCAGTACGTCACCCATTACAAGACGCAGATCCAACAG GTTCCGGTGTACAAGACGGTCTACAATACGAAGGTCGTCCCCACTACCCTCTACCAGACCCACTACCAGACCCAGTACGTCACTAAGTACCAGACCCAATACGTTCCTAAGCACGTTACTGAAACCGTCTACAAGACTCAAGTCCAGTACGTGACTCAGGTCAAGACACAGTATCAGACCCAGTATCAAACCCAGTATGTCACTACCTCCCAGTATGTCCCTACCTACATCACCAAGACCCAATACCAAACCCGCTATGTAACCCAAACAAAATACCAGACACAGTACACGACTGTATACCAGCCTCAGTATGTGACCAAGACCCAGGTTCAGTACCAGACCCAGTACCAAACCCAAGTGGTGCCCGAGTATGTGACCGTCACCAAGACCCAGCAGACCTACAAGACCGTCTGCCCCAAACCTTCCTACGGCTACTGA